The following is a genomic window from Saprospiraceae bacterium.
GTGCATGAAGTAAAATTGCTTCCATGTCATCTCAGGCATTTCTTCAAGATGGTCAAGATAATGGATGACAATCAAAGGTGCTTTGATCACTTCTTTCATTGGTGTAAAAGAAATGATACATAAAAAAACAAGCAATCTTGCGACATATTGTTTCATGATGCAAAGATAGTTATAATTTGCAAATATCGATTAAAACCAAAAAATGATATTCATTGCTTGCATTATGATTTAAATCATAAGCAAAAAAAAACCGGGCTCTCACCCGGCTTATTAATCAACTATTCATAAAAGTCAACTTTTCCTGTATCCACATCATACATCCCACCTACGATTTTGATTGCTCCTGACTCTTCCAATTCGTGGATGATGACACTTTCTCTCCTTATCCGCTCCATGGTCAGATGTACATTTAGTGAAGCTACTTTTTCCACAAATTCAGCATTTTTGCTGGTTCTGTTTTCTGTGGTGGTTTTTTCTTCGTAAACTGCAGGTTGTATTTTATTAAGCAGAGTGGTGAGATTGCCCATTTCTATATGGTCGCATGCTCCTTTGACAGCGCCACATTTAGAATGGCCAAGTACTACGATGATTCTCGAGCCAACCACTTTTGTGGCAAATTCCATAGAGCCGAGGATATCTTCATTTAGAATATTACCTGCAATCCGTACACTAAATATATCTCCAAGCCCCTGATCAAAAATCAGCTCTGCTGATGTACGGCTGTCAATACAACTCAAAACGATGGCAAAAGGCCATTGACCTTCCCGGGTATCATTAACCTGCTCGAGAAGATTTCTGTTTACTTTCAGATTATTAACAAATCTGCCATTCCCTTCCTTCAGAAACTGAAGTGCTTTTTCAGGAGTGACTGTGGATTGAGATTCTGCGCTATGTGCTTTCATATTTTTTGTTTTTATTTTTTTATTAATATTTAATTTCCAAATTATAAATTTTAAACATACTCTTAATTACTTTCTACCCAGGTATGCCTGTTCTCTTCAAGGGTGTTTTCAAGTTTGTACTTATCTTTAAAGCCTACTAATTCTACATTGATCCCTTTTTCTGGACCACCCGCTTCTTTAAATTCTTTGATCAGGTCGAGTACATCATGGGCTATATACTCAGACTGAGCAGCATTGATGACCACAGTACAGTTTTCGGGAAGGTGCCCAAGTGTTAACTTTATAGCAGCCTTATTTAAAAAAGATACCTCCTGCGCCAGGTCAATGTGTATAATATCTCCTGAATGATAGGATTCCTTTCTAAAATAGTAAGCGCGCTTCAGATTGCCCTGTAAAACAAACAATATGCTTATAAACATCCCTATCGCAACACCAGTCAATAAATCTGTAAAGACCACTGCAAGCAATGTAACTATAAAAGGGATAAACTGAAACTTACCCTGAGCCCAGAATTTTTTGACTTTATCAGGGTGAGCCAATTTGAAACCAATCAATATTAGTATAGCAGCCAAAGTAGCCAAAGGAATTTTATTCAATAGTGACGGTATAGCAAGTACACAAACCAATAACAGCACTCCATGAATAATAGCCGACAACTTGGTCCTTGCTCCTGAATTGATATTTGCTGATGTTCTCACTACTACTGATGTCATGGGTAATCCGCCTATCAGTCCGCTGAGTACATTTCCGATACCCTGAGCTTTTAATTCAGTATTGGTGCTGGTGTACCTCTTATATACATCCATGCGATCACTTGCCTCTATGCACAACAAAGTCTCAATAGAAGCAACAATCGCCAGTGTCACAGCCACTGTCCATACTGCCTTACTGGTAAGACCTGAAAAATCCGGTAATGTGATCAGAGAGCCGATTTCTGAAATTGAATTTAGCACCGGAAGTGTCACTAAATGTGATGAATCTAATCTCAGGCCCGATCCTGTTTGTATAAAAATTTCATTTATTATAATACCCGCCAATACGGCAACCAAGGCGCCCGGCAATAATTTTATTTTCTTCAGAGCAGGTACTTTGTCCCACATCAACAGTATACCTAAGGATACCACAGTGATTATTGTCGCACCTATGCTGATATGGTCAAATGATTCTAGCAGAGTAGTAAAAGTATTTCCGCCTGATTTCTCTTCAAAAGCAAGGTCTCCTTCAGTATCTTTGTCATATCCGAAAGCATGTGGTATTTGCTTTAAAAATATGATGACGCCTATACCTGCAAGCATGCCTTCTATTACATTATTGGGAAAATAGTTTGATATACTTCCCGCTTTAAGAAAACCAAGTATAAGCTGTAGGGCACCAGATAATACTACTGCAAGTAAAAATAACTCAAATGATCCCAAAGTCGTGATCGAAGATAACACTATCGCAGCCAAACCGGCAGCAGGTCCTGAGACGCTTACGTGAGAATTACTTAAAAATCCAACTACCAGACCACCAATGATACCCGCAATGATCCCTGAAAACAAAGGCGCACCGGATGCCAGTGCAATACCGAGACATAATGGCAATGCTACAAGAAATACCACAAGTCCTGATGCAAAATCTGAATTTAAATGTTTTGTTGTTAAAAATTTGTTTTCCATTTTTTGTTTAATTTATAAAAATAAGATGACTAAAAAACATTTTTCGGTCAATCCTAATCAATTTATAATCAAGGCTATATAATGCCAAATAGCTTGATGATTAAAAAGTGTGCAATTTCTATTCTTTATTAAAATAATAGAAATTGCATATATAAAAATTAAACTTCCGGTGGATTGTCAGGTGGTGGTTTTATTCCTGCCTCATTGTGATGCAATGAATAATAAGCATTTTGTTGATTCCATTCATTGTTCTTAATGCAACAAACTACCATGTTTTTCTGTGGCGTAAATAAATATTCGTCGAGCTTCTCACCTGGTTTAGAAGACTTTTCATCAGAAGAGTTTTCTTCTTCCCCTCCCAAAATAATAGAAATTTTGACACCTTTGTATTGAGCAATAGTTGTATATATGGTACAATGTACCATTGCAAGTAAAAAGACTATCGATATATACTTACCCAACATGATTATACTTAACATTAAAAATTATTATTTGTTCAATTAAAAAAATTCATTAATTCTTAGATTCAAGTTATAAATGCAACTTTTCGGGAGGTAAAAATGCCTTTATCAATTTTTTTCAAAGGAAAGGAGTACAACTCCCTTCCCCTGAATGGTAAAGTCACTATATTGTCTCCCGTCCAAAGATGCCAATATGAGTCACTTAACACAAGAACAAAGGTACACAATAAGTGTGATGAAGAAACAAGGTTATAAACAAAAAGATATATCAATAGCCATCGGTAAAGATAAATCAGTAATTAGCAGAGAACTCAAGAGGAATTGCAATCAGCGTAACGGTATATACCACTGCGATCTGGCGCAAAGCAAGTACGTTAAACGGCAAAAAGACAAGCCGCGTGCCATCAAGTTTACAGAAGAAGTCAGGCAATATGTAGACAAGCAACTGGAACAAAAGTGGAGTCCTGAGCAAATCAGCAAAACCCCGGCACCTGGTGGGTTGCAGATGGTGAGCCATGAGCGCATCTATCAATATATCATCGCCGACAAGAAAAAAGGAGGTGATAAGTACAAACATTTGAGGCGCAAGAAGAAGTACAAAAGGCGATGTGTGACGGAAGATCGTCGAGGAAAACTAACAAACACCAAGAGTATCCACGACAGACCACAAGAGGTCGACCGCAGGTCGCGATATGGTGATTATGAAGTAGATTTAATAGTCGGCGCAAATCATAAAGGAGGGCTGTTGACCATGAATGATAGGAAGACGGGCCTCGTAAAGATAAGGAAGATAGAGGGTAAAAACTCAAAACAAATCGCCAAACTCATCGTAGCAGCCCTAAAACATGAGAAGGGGCGAATACACAGTATAACATCCGACAATGGTCGGGAATTTGCAGATCACCAATATATAAGTAACAAGCTGGGCATTGACTTTTATTTTGCAGACCCATACAGTTCTTGGCAAAGAGGTTCAAATGAAAATTTAAACGGTTTGATTCGTCAATATTTTCCTAAAAAAACTAACTTTGACACAGTTTCCAAAGAAGATGTAAAGAAGGTAGAAAATCAACTTAATAAAAGACCTCGCAAAAGGTTTGGATTTAAGTCGCCAATACAGGAATATAATTTATTAACTAAAGTTGCATTTGCCGCTTGAATTCAGGCTTTTACAAGATTATATGAGCGATAAGTTGAACAAATATTGTGTGTGGCTGATATTAATTGGTTTTCTGAATCTTACTTTCAGTACTAATCAATTAAATGGCTTTACTTTTGAAACTGAATATTGTGAACAAATAGATGCAGAAGGCTTTCAAGCCATTGATATTACAGAAAATGTATTTTCTAATGAGTTTATTATTTGCAGCCCATTCCTTTCTCTTGTAAGTGAAAGATCCTTTCCGGAAATTCAAATCTATATAACTCATACAGACTTCACTATAGATACTCCTCCTCCCGACATGACTTAAACAGATAATACCACCCTCAAAGTAGGTAAAGACATTTCTTCATCTTTGGTGTTATCGAACTTTCGTATGACAACTTTATTTATTTTTTGGTGATGTCGAATATTCATTTTGCATGAAATCGACTTAAAAAAATAATCATGTTGCCACAACTATTGTTCATACTCAATTTGTCAATTATAAAAATACAAAATTAATATGGACATGGCTATTTTCATCAAAATATTTTCTTTTTGTGATTTGGCAACGGTCCAACCTTTTTTAAAAAATACAAACAAAATTTTCTTTTTATGATTTCAAAAGATACTTTACGCGGAGATCTTTTTGGTGGTATCACAGCAGGTATTGTGGCGCTGCCACTAGCGTTGGCCTTTGGGGTTCAGTCTGGTTTGGGCG
Proteins encoded in this region:
- a CDS encoding carbonic anhydrase (macrophage inducible 5; Mig-5); the protein is MKAHSAESQSTVTPEKALQFLKEGNGRFVNNLKVNRNLLEQVNDTREGQWPFAIVLSCIDSRTSAELIFDQGLGDIFSVRIAGNILNEDILGSMEFATKVVGSRIIVVLGHSKCGAVKGACDHIEMGNLTTLLNKIQPAVYEEKTTTENRTSKNAEFVEKVASLNVHLTMERIRRESVIIHELEESGAIKIVGGMYDVDTGKVDFYE
- a CDS encoding SulP family inorganic anion transporter is translated as MENKFLTTKHLNSDFASGLVVFLVALPLCLGIALASGAPLFSGIIAGIIGGLVVGFLSNSHVSVSGPAAGLAAIVLSSITTLGSFELFLLAVVLSGALQLILGFLKAGSISNYFPNNVIEGMLAGIGVIIFLKQIPHAFGYDKDTEGDLAFEEKSGGNTFTTLLESFDHISIGATIITVVSLGILLMWDKVPALKKIKLLPGALVAVLAGIIINEIFIQTGSGLRLDSSHLVTLPVLNSISEIGSLITLPDFSGLTSKAVWTVAVTLAIVASIETLLCIEASDRMDVYKRYTSTNTELKAQGIGNVLSGLIGGLPMTSVVVRTSANINSGARTKLSAIIHGVLLLVCVLAIPSLLNKIPLATLAAILILIGFKLAHPDKVKKFWAQGKFQFIPFIVTLLAVVFTDLLTGVAIGMFISILFVLQGNLKRAYYFRKESYHSGDIIHIDLAQEVSFLNKAAIKLTLGHLPENCTVVINAAQSEYIAHDVLDLIKEFKEAGGPEKGINVELVGFKDKYKLENTLEENRHTWVESN
- a CDS encoding IS30 family transposase, with translation MSHLTQEQRYTISVMKKQGYKQKDISIAIGKDKSVISRELKRNCNQRNGIYHCDLAQSKYVKRQKDKPRAIKFTEEVRQYVDKQLEQKWSPEQISKTPAPGGLQMVSHERIYQYIIADKKKGGDKYKHLRRKKKYKRRCVTEDRRGKLTNTKSIHDRPQEVDRRSRYGDYEVDLIVGANHKGGLLTMNDRKTGLVKIRKIEGKNSKQIAKLIVAALKHEKGRIHSITSDNGREFADHQYISNKLGIDFYFADPYSSWQRGSNENLNGLIRQYFPKKTNFDTVSKEDVKKVENQLNKRPRKRFGFKSPIQEYNLLTKVAFAA